In the genome of Deltaproteobacteria bacterium, one region contains:
- a CDS encoding TetR/AcrR family transcriptional regulator, with amino-acid sequence MTSPPTPRDRATDKRAAILDAALALFAERGFHGTAVPAVAERAGVGAGTIYRYFPSKEALVNELYRTWKQEIARRVIGALSADAPPRAQFHALWTAIARFARQHPTAFAFLELHHHADYLDADSRQVEDRVVAAAVAVIERAQRAGAVRAGPPLLLLFVVYGALVGAVRAEAEGRIQLTDDHLAAAEDMCWAAIAAPS; translated from the coding sequence ATGACCTCCCCGCCCACACCGCGCGATCGCGCGACCGACAAGCGCGCCGCGATCCTCGACGCCGCCCTCGCCCTGTTCGCGGAGCGAGGCTTTCACGGCACGGCCGTGCCGGCGGTCGCCGAGCGGGCCGGCGTCGGCGCCGGCACGATCTACCGCTACTTTCCGAGCAAGGAGGCGCTGGTCAACGAGTTGTACCGCACGTGGAAACAGGAGATCGCGCGGCGCGTGATCGGCGCGCTGTCCGCGGACGCGCCCCCGCGCGCGCAGTTTCACGCGCTGTGGACCGCGATCGCACGGTTCGCTCGCCAGCACCCGACCGCGTTCGCGTTTCTCGAGCTGCACCACCACGCCGACTACCTCGACGCCGACAGCCGCCAAGTGGAAGATCGCGTCGTGGCCGCGGCGGTGGCCGTGATCGAACGCGCGCAGCGAGCGGGCGCCGTCCGGGCCGGTCCGCCGCTGCTGCTGCTGTTCGTCGTGTACGGCGCGCTCGTCGGGGCGGTGCGCGCCGAGGCCGAGGGCCGCATCCAGCTCACCGACGATCACCTCGCGGCCGCCGAGGACATGTGCTGGGCGGCCATCGCCGCGCCGAGCTGA